One uncultured Fibrobacter sp. genomic region harbors:
- the priA gene encoding primosomal protein N' — MTKRIPKLNAPEEVHQKLKSATLTDFCEVYIPMAPDMYTYGVPAGTSLVRGDVVWVQFATRKKPALAVVARVHKDRPPFDVRPAYPHQSHYRFSERYMETLEWTARYYISTPMKALFVFWPSDFEKYLDALAFTKGEASPCLQPQLGLHRTQTWPQPSADECSLSGQAFAESYSTPTAGDTPATPPILDERTAQMGLQTKRLQGESRIDKFACRYDRAVAPDAEGVKDERNAPALTLEQTNAFHTLCEELNKTGFRGVLLHGVTGSGKTRVYQELALEALQQNKRVLILVPEIGLTPQTLKRFEDFLQVPIVVLHSALSAPKKREGYLSILRGDAQVVLGTRSAILAPFDFDLVILDEEHDTSFKQQDPAPRYHTREMAFHLAYKYGALVVLGSATPCLETFYNAQAKNLKTVTLKERATQAPLPKVQIVDMGKMRQQKGILLSPALREALTDCMERGDQAIILMNRRGFSKMRVCTECGETLYCKHCHIPLVYHKQYRSLMCHYCAALYPVNTPCSACGAETYEFVGGAIEMLEEEIAEWIPNAKVIRMDRDTTQNVGASEKILDAFRNREYNILIGTQMVAKGHDFPGVQLVGVVGADSGLGIPDFRSTERLFQLLSQTAGRAGRAGGEGLVLIQTLKPSEPVMQFAVNHDFNGFANKEMEDRRAAFYPPFCKLVEISCGSRDEDLLRHTVERLESLLRADKKLMVLGPVDAFVPIVQNVHWAKLYIKTQDLAPVRKILHPIINAPKPWVQNVEIKVEIE, encoded by the coding sequence GTGACAAAGCGAATTCCCAAACTAAACGCCCCCGAAGAAGTACATCAGAAGCTCAAGTCCGCCACGCTTACGGACTTTTGCGAAGTCTACATCCCCATGGCCCCCGACATGTACACTTACGGGGTTCCTGCAGGAACAAGTCTCGTACGCGGCGACGTTGTATGGGTCCAGTTCGCCACACGTAAAAAACCGGCACTCGCCGTCGTGGCACGCGTCCACAAGGACCGCCCCCCGTTCGATGTGCGCCCCGCCTACCCGCACCAGTCGCACTACCGCTTTAGCGAACGCTACATGGAAACGCTCGAATGGACCGCACGCTACTATATAAGTACGCCCATGAAGGCCCTGTTCGTGTTCTGGCCTAGCGATTTCGAGAAATATCTGGATGCCTTGGCATTTACAAAGGGGGAAGCCTCCCCCTGCCTTCAGCCTCAGCTCGGCCTGCACCGCACGCAAACATGGCCTCAGCCTTCGGCTGACGAATGTTCGCTTAGCGGTCAGGCTTTCGCCGAGTCTTACAGCACCCCTACAGCGGGGGACACCCCCGCAACGCCCCCTATACTAGACGAGAGAACGGCCCAAATGGGCCTACAGACGAAAAGGTTGCAAGGCGAGAGTCGCATCGACAAGTTCGCTTGTCGGTATGACCGAGCCGTAGCACCGGACGCCGAAGGCGTCAAAGACGAAAGAAATGCTCCGGCACTAACGTTAGAACAAACTAACGCATTCCACACGCTTTGCGAAGAATTGAACAAGACGGGCTTCCGCGGCGTGTTGCTCCACGGCGTCACGGGCTCGGGCAAGACACGCGTTTACCAGGAACTCGCCCTAGAGGCTCTCCAGCAGAACAAGAGAGTCTTGATCCTCGTGCCCGAAATCGGGCTTACCCCGCAGACGCTCAAGCGCTTCGAAGATTTTCTGCAAGTTCCGATTGTGGTTTTGCACTCCGCCCTTTCTGCACCCAAGAAACGCGAAGGCTACCTTTCGATTTTGAGGGGAGATGCGCAAGTGGTTCTCGGCACCCGCAGCGCGATTCTTGCGCCGTTCGATTTCGACCTGGTGATTCTCGACGAAGAACACGACACCTCCTTCAAGCAACAGGACCCGGCGCCTCGTTACCATACTCGAGAAATGGCTTTCCATTTGGCATACAAGTACGGAGCCCTCGTGGTTCTCGGGAGCGCCACCCCTTGCCTTGAAACCTTCTATAACGCGCAGGCGAAAAATTTAAAGACCGTCACGCTCAAGGAACGCGCTACGCAGGCGCCGCTTCCGAAGGTGCAAATCGTGGACATGGGCAAGATGCGCCAGCAAAAGGGAATTCTTCTGTCGCCCGCGCTCCGCGAAGCTTTGACCGACTGCATGGAGCGCGGGGACCAGGCGATTATCCTCATGAACCGCCGCGGCTTTTCGAAGATGCGCGTGTGTACCGAATGCGGCGAGACGCTTTACTGCAAGCACTGCCACATTCCGCTGGTGTACCACAAGCAATACCGTTCGCTGATGTGCCACTACTGCGCCGCCCTTTACCCGGTGAACACACCGTGTAGCGCCTGCGGCGCCGAAACCTACGAGTTTGTGGGCGGCGCCATCGAGATGCTCGAAGAAGAAATCGCCGAATGGATTCCAAACGCGAAAGTCATCCGCATGGACCGCGACACCACGCAGAACGTTGGCGCCAGCGAAAAGATTCTTGACGCCTTCCGCAACCGCGAATACAATATTCTGATTGGAACGCAGATGGTCGCCAAGGGCCACGACTTTCCGGGTGTGCAACTCGTCGGGGTCGTTGGCGCCGATAGCGGTCTCGGCATTCCCGACTTCCGCTCCACCGAAAGACTTTTCCAGCTCCTCAGCCAAACCGCTGGGCGCGCGGGTCGTGCAGGCGGAGAAGGTTTGGTGCTTATCCAAACGCTCAAGCCCTCTGAACCCGTAATGCAGTTCGCCGTGAACCACGACTTCAACGGATTTGCGAACAAGGAAATGGAAGACCGGCGCGCCGCATTCTACCCACCCTTCTGCAAGCTTGTGGAAATCAGCTGCGGTAGCCGCGACGAAGATCTACTGCGGCACACCGTCGAGCGACTGGAATCACTCTTACGCGCCGACAAGAAGCTCATGGTGCTCGGCCCTGTGGACGCCTTCGTGCCCATTGTCCAAAATGTCCACTGGGCAAAACTCTACATCAAGACACAAGACCTCGCCCCTGTCCGCAAGATTCTGCATCCGATTATAAATGCACCCAAGCCCTGGGTGCAAAACGTAGAAATCAAAGTAGAAATCGAGTAA
- a CDS encoding M15 family metallopeptidase, whose product MPFFFLIIFLATLSFSHETDSLFVPPKPEKPLRYCSSVKKWIAFATADSNMVEITHLKGVRMDLRYATFENVTGHDLYCGVQRAFVHKDAASKLRKAIKMMQREMPGSELVIFDASRPLYAQEALRETVRGTPYSAYVSSPATGGLHNFGLALDLSITDSTGALLDMGTDFDSFERCAGEVGEAEALKSGRLTQQQVDNRNKLRKIMRGAGWVPLGSEWWHFNAYPSKYVRENYPKFPL is encoded by the coding sequence GTGCCGTTCTTCTTTCTCATTATTTTTCTGGCGACTCTTTCGTTCTCGCACGAGACGGATTCGCTCTTTGTTCCGCCGAAACCGGAAAAGCCCTTGCGTTATTGCAGTTCTGTCAAGAAGTGGATTGCGTTTGCGACCGCCGATTCCAACATGGTAGAAATCACGCATTTGAAGGGCGTTCGGATGGACTTGCGCTATGCGACTTTTGAAAACGTGACGGGGCATGACTTGTACTGTGGGGTGCAGCGCGCCTTTGTGCATAAGGATGCTGCATCAAAGCTTCGCAAGGCAATCAAGATGATGCAGCGTGAAATGCCTGGCTCGGAACTCGTCATTTTTGATGCATCGCGCCCGCTGTATGCGCAGGAGGCGCTGCGCGAGACGGTGCGTGGAACTCCGTATTCTGCCTATGTGTCGTCGCCTGCGACGGGTGGACTCCATAACTTTGGTTTGGCGCTTGACTTGAGTATTACCGACAGTACCGGGGCCTTGCTTGACATGGGCACGGACTTTGATTCTTTTGAACGCTGTGCCGGTGAAGTGGGCGAGGCCGAAGCCTTAAAGAGCGGTCGCTTGACTCAACAGCAGGTTGATAACCGCAACAAGCTCCGCAAGATTATGCGCGGGGCGGGTTGGGTGCCGCTTGGCAGCGAATGGTGGCATTTTAACGCCTACCCGAGCAAGTACGTTCGCGAAAACTATCCGAAGTTCCCGCTGTAA
- a CDS encoding nitrilase-related carbon-nitrogen hydrolase, with translation MLDIYLVQMGVVSNDKEKNFAKVRELTANTHKEKDAPIAGLIILPEMFATGYLPLHPESVAEDFSTKDSGKTANFLYELANQTGCAVMGAGIAKNTLQDNTNSKLLLNRSSIYLPGCPQEYAHYDKRHPFFMEQGKFDAGNKVNLFKIKQWNIAATICFDLRFPELYRDAVKAGAQVITVQAAWPAARIAHWKTLLQARAIENQVYIAAVNVAQDAKDEKKENAYGGCSMIIDPKGEIIAQREEKSEGIVYARIESAPQEEYRKKFPVLREII, from the coding sequence ATGCTCGATATCTACCTAGTACAGATGGGCGTCGTTTCTAACGACAAGGAAAAAAATTTCGCCAAGGTGCGCGAACTTACGGCGAATACGCACAAGGAAAAAGACGCCCCCATTGCGGGATTGATCATTCTCCCCGAAATGTTTGCCACGGGCTACTTGCCACTGCACCCGGAAAGTGTCGCCGAGGATTTTTCGACAAAGGATTCCGGCAAGACCGCAAACTTTCTTTACGAGCTCGCCAACCAAACGGGTTGCGCCGTCATGGGTGCAGGCATCGCCAAAAACACGCTACAAGACAATACGAACAGCAAGCTGTTGCTAAACCGTAGCAGCATCTATTTACCAGGATGCCCTCAGGAATACGCCCATTATGACAAGCGCCACCCCTTCTTTATGGAACAGGGGAAATTCGATGCCGGGAATAAAGTTAATTTATTCAAAATAAAGCAATGGAATATCGCTGCAACCATCTGTTTTGACCTCAGATTCCCTGAACTTTACCGAGATGCCGTCAAGGCAGGAGCCCAAGTCATCACCGTACAGGCCGCATGGCCCGCCGCACGAATCGCCCACTGGAAAACTCTGCTCCAGGCACGCGCCATAGAAAACCAGGTCTATATCGCCGCCGTGAATGTCGCCCAAGACGCAAAGGACGAAAAGAAAGAAAACGCTTATGGGGGATGTTCCATGATTATAGACCCCAAAGGCGAAATCATCGCCCAACGCGAGGAAAAAAGCGAAGGGATTGTATATGCACGCATCGAATCGGCTCCACAAGAGGAATACCGCAAAAAATTCCCCGTTTTACGAGAAATCATCTAA
- a CDS encoding phosphotransferase, which produces MHSITEKRWFLGKGKQIRHISEFDSANIGDTALTLLQVEFTDGQIDYYTVIKDEIKIASILSEGFGNGQTHFFRGTKGIFKFFSPWMPSKETMRSVKLLDTEQSNSAFYSKGIFLFKIFRRVQKGFDHPEIEILEHLTKYAEQHSEKAFFPRILGYLEYCRPENDERFALGILEEHIPDAKNVWEMFTDKENTDAEFFRNASHELGRTTAKMHQALKDLKGTPPQPETPPFDRLITLLKENGKEELVPIVQEKQLLFRQKKEIPDHPRQARTGVGNDISSNSDSKLVPQRIHGDYHLGQLLYKDGQFIVLDFEGEPIQTLSYRRRLRSPAADIAGMLRSFAYANAVRSFVPSAGSLRPCSVQAGTLFQTSSSNNEGVLDHFEQITSEAFLQGYSQETGISVEQLKEKAKPYVLGKAIYEACYELECRPDWFWIPEAALKN; this is translated from the coding sequence ATGCATTCCATTACAGAAAAACGCTGGTTCCTTGGCAAAGGAAAACAGATCCGTCACATTTCCGAATTTGACAGCGCCAACATAGGCGACACAGCCCTCACCCTTTTACAAGTCGAATTCACCGACGGACAGATCGACTACTACACCGTCATCAAAGACGAAATCAAGATTGCGTCCATCCTCTCTGAGGGCTTTGGAAACGGGCAGACCCATTTTTTTAGAGGAACGAAAGGGATTTTCAAGTTCTTTAGCCCCTGGATGCCCTCTAAAGAGACCATGCGATCGGTAAAACTCCTTGACACAGAGCAAAGCAATTCCGCCTTTTACTCCAAAGGGATTTTTCTTTTCAAGATTTTCCGGCGAGTACAAAAGGGGTTCGACCATCCCGAAATAGAGATTCTTGAACACCTCACCAAGTACGCCGAACAACATTCGGAAAAAGCTTTCTTTCCAAGGATTCTTGGTTACCTAGAGTATTGCCGCCCAGAAAACGACGAACGATTCGCCCTTGGAATTCTCGAAGAACACATTCCCGACGCGAAAAACGTATGGGAAATGTTCACGGACAAGGAAAACACGGATGCGGAATTCTTCAGGAACGCATCTCATGAACTCGGGCGCACGACGGCAAAAATGCACCAAGCCCTCAAGGACTTAAAGGGAACTCCCCCGCAACCCGAAACGCCGCCATTCGACAGACTTATTACACTGCTGAAGGAAAACGGTAAAGAAGAACTGGTGCCGATTGTTCAGGAAAAACAATTGCTTTTCCGACAAAAAAAGGAGATTCCCGACCATCCCCGTCAAGCGAGGACAGGCGTCGGGAATGACATATCGAGCAACAGTGATAGCAAATTGGTTCCGCAGCGGATTCACGGAGATTACCATCTGGGCCAGCTGCTGTATAAAGACGGGCAATTTATCGTTCTCGACTTTGAAGGCGAACCCATCCAAACGCTTTCTTACCGGCGTCGCCTGCGGTCCCCCGCCGCAGATATCGCAGGAATGCTCAGGAGCTTTGCATACGCGAACGCCGTGCGGTCCTTCGTCCCTTCGGCAGGCTCACTTCGGCCATGCTCAGTGCAGGCAGGAACCTTATTTCAAACAAGTTCGTCGAATAACGAAGGCGTTCTTGACCATTTCGAGCAGATTACCTCTGAAGCATTTTTGCAAGGCTACAGCCAAGAAACAGGAATTTCGGTAGAGCAACTAAAAGAAAAGGCCAAGCCGTATGTTCTCGGCAAGGCCATCTACGAAGCTTGTTACGAACTGGAATGCCGCCCCGACTGGTTCTGGATTCCAGAAGCAGCTCTAAAGAATTAA
- the queA gene encoding tRNA preQ1(34) S-adenosylmethionine ribosyltransferase-isomerase QueA — protein sequence MEDHKLSDYNFEFPKELIASRTAGKGKTRILHCPKDGGERRIMKAPEIVDLFKPGDCLVVNNTKVIPARLYGHTLHGGEVETLLVQALIPSEDGSARYEAQVRPGKAFKIGRELDIAGVKTVVEDIKEDGARVLRFAVTPVELEAVMNREGHVPLPPYIDRPDDEDDKKAYQTIFAKYSGAVAAPTASLHFSEEMLDALKAKGVYVAEVTLHVGPGTFQNISVEDFTQHKMHGEHYELTKENAEIINKAKREGGRIVTVGTTSTRVVETIADANGIVKAQKGVTHAFFYPGYRYKIVDGLLTNFHWPKSSLILLVSAFYGRENTLAAYKMAVENKMKLFSYGDGMLIL from the coding sequence ATGGAAGACCATAAACTTTCCGATTATAATTTTGAGTTCCCGAAGGAACTGATTGCAAGCCGCACGGCTGGCAAGGGAAAAACCCGTATTTTGCATTGCCCCAAAGATGGCGGCGAACGCCGTATCATGAAGGCTCCTGAAATTGTGGACCTGTTCAAGCCGGGCGACTGTCTGGTGGTAAACAACACGAAGGTGATTCCTGCCCGCCTTTACGGACATACGTTGCATGGTGGCGAAGTGGAAACGCTTTTGGTGCAGGCGCTGATTCCCTCCGAAGACGGTTCCGCCCGTTACGAGGCCCAGGTACGCCCCGGCAAGGCTTTCAAGATCGGCCGCGAACTTGATATTGCGGGTGTCAAGACGGTTGTCGAAGACATTAAGGAAGACGGTGCGCGAGTGCTCCGCTTTGCGGTGACTCCGGTGGAACTTGAAGCGGTCATGAACCGTGAAGGCCACGTGCCGCTCCCGCCCTACATTGACCGCCCTGATGACGAAGACGACAAGAAGGCGTATCAGACGATTTTTGCGAAGTATTCCGGTGCGGTGGCGGCCCCTACGGCAAGCCTCCACTTTAGCGAAGAAATGCTCGATGCCTTAAAGGCGAAGGGCGTGTATGTCGCTGAAGTTACGCTGCATGTGGGGCCGGGAACTTTCCAGAATATCTCGGTCGAAGACTTCACGCAGCACAAGATGCACGGCGAACATTACGAGCTCACCAAGGAAAACGCCGAAATCATCAACAAGGCGAAACGCGAAGGGGGTCGCATCGTGACGGTAGGTACCACGAGTACCCGCGTTGTCGAGACGATTGCCGATGCGAACGGAATCGTGAAGGCGCAGAAGGGGGTGACCCATGCGTTCTTCTATCCGGGTTACCGCTACAAGATTGTGGATGGTCTCCTGACGAATTTCCACTGGCCGAAAAGTTCGCTGATTCTCTTGGTGTCCGCGTTCTACGGTCGTGAAAATACCTTGGCTGCCTACAAGATGGCTGTAGAAAACAAGATGAAGCTTTTCAGCTACGGCGACGGAATGTTAATTCTTTAG
- a CDS encoding WYL domain-containing protein: MATGYEKINAIKNKLKVKQTVNSLAYLMNCGPRTIFRHLEVIANENCGLRKFKENGETFYIIQSDKEVTFNQDVVKQLEKIKKNLPATSAPEIKTVKLLDKLIKTMQTTNPEDFKPDAISTDPDYVLDYGPFSDDKLQDTMVNRVLKAIHDGFAIKIQYSHATDHSSVPEEVKLVNPVKVIMRMDTLYLIAGEEDEKGNQIFKNYLFEQIKNVQETNRAMPKFVFDAATHYKYAFGKYTGKDKPEDITLEVRNKWLQTQFERSHFNPEITRRYDKNKNMIVDMKLRITPDFVSWLMGVATDVRILKPASLKETVKQKLKDALSEMDR; the protein is encoded by the coding sequence ATGGCAACTGGATACGAAAAAATCAATGCGATAAAGAATAAGTTGAAAGTCAAACAGACGGTGAACAGCCTCGCGTACTTGATGAATTGCGGACCGCGTACCATCTTTCGTCACCTGGAGGTGATTGCCAACGAAAACTGCGGCCTTCGCAAGTTCAAGGAAAATGGCGAAACTTTCTATATCATTCAATCCGATAAAGAAGTGACCTTCAATCAGGATGTTGTCAAGCAGCTCGAAAAAATCAAGAAAAACTTGCCTGCAACTTCGGCCCCCGAAATAAAGACCGTCAAGCTTTTGGATAAGCTCATCAAGACGATGCAGACGACCAATCCCGAAGATTTTAAGCCCGATGCCATTTCGACAGACCCGGATTACGTGCTGGATTACGGCCCGTTCAGTGATGACAAATTGCAGGATACCATGGTCAATCGGGTACTCAAGGCCATTCACGACGGCTTTGCGATCAAGATTCAGTATTCCCATGCGACGGACCATTCCTCTGTTCCCGAAGAAGTTAAGCTAGTGAATCCGGTCAAGGTGATTATGCGAATGGATACCTTGTACCTGATTGCCGGCGAAGAAGACGAAAAGGGAAACCAGATTTTCAAGAACTACCTGTTCGAACAGATCAAGAACGTGCAGGAAACAAACCGTGCAATGCCGAAGTTTGTCTTTGATGCCGCTACGCATTACAAGTATGCGTTCGGTAAGTACACGGGAAAAGACAAACCGGAAGACATTACGCTCGAAGTTCGCAACAAGTGGCTGCAGACCCAGTTCGAACGCTCTCATTTTAATCCCGAGATTACGAGGCGTTACGATAAGAACAAGAATATGATTGTGGACATGAAACTCCGCATTACGCCGGATTTTGTTTCTTGGCTCATGGGAGTTGCCACGGATGTTCGCATTTTGAAACCGGCTTCGCTTAAGGAAACCGTCAAGCAGAAACTGAAAGACGCTTTGTCCGAAATGGACCGCTAA
- a CDS encoding BON domain-containing protein: MRSQFPHRLYSQRLFCRRCQKVTEHGIFAREAYSTFGGMDPHIPLLCCCDTCDTMFVAFSHEFIFCRHDCVNQDYTKIYGYNRIIPGNWIYFQGSPKPGIVKSFFQGPSKEIIVVNYDGGPDQKIEKPKVVIEWEESPGGYRLLPVQSAHTLLGDYIYHAIRNQFGVAVGFVNDGEKDKLVVLLKNGMLVFITLPPLAQNLPNDKLSAIVQSKLAQVFPDDCANISVEVGQGIVYLKGLVRNYSLQQAIEKCVNAIPKVRGCVDFTRVQVSPFITDAQVEKDVYELLESSGMRLFDYRVDVSNGKVQVQASCMEKDHPKDLENRLGEIHGVRDLICLVTDVFEPVNEDLCRDAEVELSSNIMLQDCYIRVSCNQQKFLLEGRVHSSVQKQWAFLALLKKIKTTAIENRLRIV, from the coding sequence ATGCGTTCCCAGTTTCCCCATCGTCTTTATTCTCAAAGGCTCTTTTGCCGCCGTTGCCAGAAGGTGACGGAACACGGCATTTTTGCCCGAGAGGCTTATTCGACCTTTGGGGGAATGGATCCGCATATTCCGCTTTTATGTTGTTGCGATACTTGCGACACCATGTTTGTCGCTTTTTCGCATGAATTTATTTTTTGCCGGCACGACTGCGTCAATCAGGACTACACTAAGATTTACGGGTACAACCGTATCATACCAGGTAACTGGATTTATTTCCAAGGGTCGCCAAAGCCTGGAATTGTCAAGAGCTTTTTCCAGGGTCCGAGCAAAGAAATTATTGTCGTAAATTACGATGGCGGCCCCGACCAGAAAATAGAGAAGCCCAAGGTCGTTATCGAATGGGAAGAATCTCCCGGTGGTTATCGTCTTTTGCCGGTGCAGAGTGCCCATACCTTGCTAGGCGATTACATCTACCACGCCATCCGGAACCAGTTTGGTGTGGCCGTCGGTTTTGTGAATGACGGAGAAAAGGATAAGTTGGTGGTCTTGTTGAAAAACGGGATGCTCGTTTTCATTACTTTACCACCTTTGGCGCAGAACCTGCCTAATGACAAATTAAGTGCGATTGTACAAAGTAAGCTTGCACAGGTATTTCCGGATGATTGTGCCAATATTTCAGTCGAAGTCGGGCAGGGCATTGTCTATTTGAAGGGACTGGTCAGAAATTATTCCTTGCAGCAGGCAATCGAAAAATGCGTGAACGCGATTCCCAAGGTTCGTGGTTGCGTCGATTTTACCCGCGTTCAGGTTTCTCCGTTTATTACGGACGCCCAAGTTGAAAAGGATGTCTATGAGCTTTTGGAATCTTCGGGAATGCGCCTGTTCGATTATCGGGTGGATGTCTCTAATGGAAAGGTTCAGGTTCAGGCCTCCTGCATGGAAAAGGATCACCCCAAGGATTTGGAAAATCGTCTGGGTGAAATTCACGGTGTGCGTGATTTAATTTGTCTGGTGACGGATGTCTTTGAACCCGTAAACGAGGATCTTTGCAGGGATGCCGAGGTAGAACTTTCCTCGAATATAATGTTGCAGGACTGCTATATCAGAGTCTCCTGTAATCAGCAGAAATTTTTGCTCGAAGGTCGTGTGCATTCCTCGGTTCAAAAGCAGTGGGCCTTTTTGGCCCTGCTGAAAAAAATTAAGACAACAGCGATCGAGAATCGCTTAAGAATTGTATAG
- the gltX gene encoding glutamate--tRNA ligase: MCENCNSNRPVRVRFAPSPTGYLHVGGARTAIYNYFFAKHMGGTFYLRIEDTDRKRYNETALHDLMRDLKWLGLQWDEGPGCEGDCGPYFQSERLDIYHREIKKLLDAGYAYYCFCSEERLQEVRAEQEKTHVPVTGYDRHCRNISREEAEARIAAGEKAVIRFKVPETGVTEFDDMIRGHISYQNELLDDLVLIKRDGYPTYHFASVVDDHYMGTTHVLRGDEWISSTPKHELLYKAFGWQPPVWCHLPVILDKNGGKLSKRKGAASVGDFRDLGYLPETLVNYLALLGWNPGDDREVMTIKEMVDSFTLERINPKSASFDEKKLQWMNGQHIHLCDDAFLKGIMKEGLVAKGIDLSNEPEARLDEIVKQLKPRAHFVQDLADMAVYFFVAPTTYDEKGAKKHFGEGSKEVATLVRDMLASIEDFKTPVIEKGFYDLAERCGHKVGELVGAPRLAVSGVTAGPGLWEMFEIIGKEEVLRRIDVAMPLMK, encoded by the coding sequence ATGTGCGAAAATTGCAATTCTAACCGTCCAGTCCGTGTCCGTTTTGCCCCGAGTCCTACGGGTTACCTGCATGTGGGCGGTGCGCGTACGGCCATCTACAACTACTTCTTTGCAAAGCACATGGGTGGCACGTTCTACCTGCGTATCGAAGATACCGACCGCAAGCGCTATAACGAAACAGCTTTGCACGACTTGATGCGCGACCTCAAGTGGCTGGGGCTCCAGTGGGACGAAGGTCCGGGTTGCGAAGGTGACTGCGGTCCGTACTTCCAGAGCGAACGTCTGGACATCTACCACCGCGAAATCAAGAAGCTTCTTGATGCGGGCTATGCCTACTACTGCTTCTGCTCCGAAGAACGCCTGCAGGAAGTCCGCGCCGAACAGGAAAAGACGCATGTGCCGGTGACCGGTTATGACCGCCACTGCCGTAACATCAGCCGCGAAGAAGCCGAAGCCCGCATTGCCGCTGGCGAAAAGGCTGTCATCCGCTTCAAGGTCCCGGAAACGGGCGTCACGGAATTCGATGACATGATCCGTGGCCACATCAGCTACCAGAACGAACTCCTGGACGACCTCGTGCTCATCAAGCGCGACGGTTATCCGACTTACCACTTTGCAAGCGTTGTGGATGACCACTACATGGGTACGACGCATGTGCTCCGCGGTGACGAATGGATCAGCTCCACGCCGAAGCACGAACTCTTGTACAAGGCATTTGGCTGGCAGCCGCCCGTATGGTGCCACCTGCCGGTGATTCTCGACAAGAACGGCGGTAAGCTTTCCAAGCGCAAGGGTGCTGCCTCTGTGGGTGACTTCCGCGACCTCGGCTACCTGCCCGAAACGCTCGTGAACTACCTCGCTCTCCTCGGCTGGAACCCGGGCGACGACCGCGAAGTCATGACCATCAAGGAAATGGTCGACAGCTTCACGCTCGAACGCATCAACCCCAAGTCCGCAAGCTTCGACGAAAAGAAGTTGCAGTGGATGAACGGTCAGCACATTCACCTGTGCGACGACGCATTCCTCAAGGGTATCATGAAGGAAGGCCTCGTTGCGAAGGGTATTGACCTCTCCAACGAACCGGAAGCTCGCCTTGACGAAATCGTAAAGCAGCTCAAGCCGCGTGCCCACTTTGTGCAGGACCTCGCCGACATGGCCGTGTATTTCTTTGTGGCTCCGACCACCTACGATGAAAAGGGTGCCAAGAAGCACTTTGGCGAAGGCTCCAAGGAAGTCGCCACGCTCGTGCGTGACATGCTCGCCTCCATCGAGGACTTCAAGACTCCGGTCATCGAAAAGGGTTTCTACGACCTCGCCGAACGCTGCGGCCACAAGGTTGGTGAACTCGTCGGTGCTCCGCGTCTTGCCGTCTCTGGCGTGACCGCCGGCCCCGGCCTCTGGGAAATGTTCGAAATCATCGGTAAGGAAGAAGTGCTGCGCCGCATCGACGTAGCAATGCCGCTGATGAAATAG